One segment of Coffea arabica cultivar ET-39 chromosome 7c, Coffea Arabica ET-39 HiFi, whole genome shotgun sequence DNA contains the following:
- the LOC113732607 gene encoding uncharacterized protein isoform X2: MDLQVRNRGRGRPTRQHPEGGSDREPEANPGHGQGNVAGDPVATAINRITDVLERMTEHQAHGAVHQQGGPIDYEDRALERFLKFGPPKFYGGPEPEVAEGWWERISDIFAALNYTEERQVTFAAFQFEGAARSWWNLIRVNWDRNHIPRTWANFTREFNAKFLPPLIQEKREDDFIKCKQGAMSVAEYEVQFTKLSRFAPELIATEQRRVRRFVQGLNVEIQEGLAAVRIDTFADAVERAQRVEVARTQVKTYQAKKRFAPSSSREPTYTNAPLAKVGRGTGARGAGGRNNGTNGGPNGRGQPRNAPQGSRAITFLGTCGYCKKPGHTEAGCWRKAGKCLKCGSSEHQIAGCPKIQEDNTLNDEPANIRENRPKVPTRVYAINDQPVPDSSEAVEGYCEEAEFDSQLDI; this comes from the coding sequence ATGGATCTACAAGTTAGAAATAGAGGACGTGGGAGACCAACTAGGCAACACCCCGAGGGTGGTAGTGATAGGGAACCTGAGGCCAACCCAGGCCATGGTCAGGGAAACGTGGCCGGAGATCCAGTGGCCACCGCAATCAATAGAATAACTGATGTGTTAGAGCGCATGACTGAGCATCAAGCCCATGGAGCGGTGCATCAGCAAGGAGGCCCAATCGATTACGAGGATCGGGCATTAGAGAGATTCCTGAAGTTTGGACCTCCTAAGTTCTACGGAGGCCCAGAACCTGAGGTAGCCGAAGGTTGGTGGGAAAGGATCTCTGATATTTTTGCCGCTCTAAATTATACGGAAGAGAGGCAAGTGACTTTTGCAGCATTCCAGTTTGAAGGAGCtgctcgttcctggtggaacctaATTAGGGTCAATTGGGACAGGAATCATATTCCCAGGACCTGGgcgaacttcacaagggagttcaacgccaaatttcttccacctctcattcaagaaaagagagaggacgacttcataaaatgtaaacaaggggcgatgagtgtcgccgaatatgaagTCCAGTTCACAAAATTGTCCCgatttgctcctgaactgatagccACGGAACAAAGGCGTGTCcggaggtttgtgcagggaCTAAACGTGGAAATTCAGGAGGGATTAGCTGCTGTTCGGATAGACACATTTGCTGATGCTGTAGAAAGAGCTCAAAGGGTTGAAGTTGCTAGAACTCAAGTAAAAACTTACCaggccaagaaaagatttgCACCTAGCAGCAGTCGGGAGCCGACTTATACAAATGCTCCACTGGCCAAAGTGGGTCGAGGAACTGGTGCCAGAGGTGCCGGAGgaagaaataatggaactaACGGGGGACCAAATGGAAGAGGTCAACCTAGGAACGCTCCACAAGGAAGTCGTGCGATAACTTTCCTGGGAACTTGTGGGTATTGCAAGAAACCTGGACATACCGAGGCCGGTTGCTGGAGGAAAGCAGGAAAGTGCTTGAAGTGTGGAAGCAGCGAGCACCAAATTGCCGGTTGCCCGAAAATACAAGAGGATAATACCCTGAATGATGAACCAGCCAACATTAGAGAGAATAGGCCGAAAGTTCCTACCAGGGTTTACGCTATAAATGACCAACCTGTACCTGATTCTTCGGAAGCCGTGGAAG